A stretch of the uncultured Trichococcus sp. genome encodes the following:
- a CDS encoding SMC family ATPase has translation MRPLRLEISAFGPYKEKTVLDFTQFQNQTLFLVSGPTGAGKTTIFDAIAYALYDVASGSSREKDTFKSQFATEDTVCYVDLEFEYNGKTYRVRRSPAQTGPGKSGKIINLLADVAFYHDDTVTTKARDANAEIEQLLSLNYEQFKQIVMLPQGEFKKLLESNSNEKETIFRNIFGTEILKSFQEELKEKAKSLQSQATSAQDSLQTAYSFASGINDDGLQEALTLQDTERILVRIAELLAALEKERAAKELQLTALRSQSQSASDTIKLLEEIAQLEARLKVLEAEETAVAGWKRQLERHEQAVKAEEKRLLCVAASTNKAAKQDQAKQNDARLDRLNQAARDTKPAFEAAELAFSLIPGIREQIDTMKEQEKQLVALAKKEKELAGCQKACHDATKELQKHNDLKQTQKEKQEQCHLNLAAVKQAQKAAAVLRDQLSTCRMNVQQSEQLHKRIVQTENLLSEELVKNERFLLLEKAFVRIDQQFKDETLLYNRNIAGILAEQLVVGDACLVCGSTDHPAPAQKTADTLSDQDRELLENKRNQAYADYQQATAGLSGIRKQLDELFTEFAVTDKTFESYKQEQKEKRDTEIASEKELLLELENLQKVLDQEESLVKEQSDIEAELLRIDQNCLSLQQTLLLNETLSRDLLAEIDQDKQVLGDRDLTTVQKEILQLKEKIEACTNDYNKLNSELTELEKQVAVCLANRTTYAAQIEETTHALLEAETAYTVMLDSTGLEEPFEHLILDKALLLDIQKRIRSHEDDLNVTVTRLRDQRKAAATLPPAQTIAACADQKALLDNAIRESEEQKDQLAGNIQMLKKAAQEIAAIYKKQQQIIADYQKFRTLSEIANGTKETDYISFERYVLAIYYEEIIEAANLRFQQMTNNRYLLLRKEDKGKGSGAKGLDLDVFDHYTGQTRSVKTLSGGESFKASLALALGLSDVMQSRSGGIQIDTLFIDEGFGSLDPESLDAAIEALFSLNSCGRLVGIISHVEELKTRIPVHIEVDRTAEGSTAKIVQ, from the coding sequence ATGAGACCCTTAAGATTAGAAATAAGTGCCTTCGGACCTTACAAAGAAAAAACCGTACTGGATTTCACGCAATTCCAGAACCAAACGCTATTTCTTGTGAGCGGGCCTACCGGTGCCGGCAAAACCACAATTTTTGATGCCATCGCTTACGCACTTTACGACGTCGCCAGCGGCAGCAGCCGTGAAAAGGACACCTTCAAGTCTCAGTTTGCAACGGAAGACACGGTCTGCTACGTCGACCTGGAATTCGAATACAACGGAAAAACTTACCGCGTCAGACGCTCCCCTGCCCAAACGGGTCCCGGGAAGAGCGGAAAAATCATCAATCTTTTGGCTGATGTCGCCTTTTATCACGACGATACCGTAACGACCAAAGCGCGCGATGCCAATGCGGAAATAGAGCAGCTGCTTTCCTTGAACTATGAGCAGTTCAAACAGATCGTCATGCTGCCGCAAGGGGAATTCAAAAAGCTGCTGGAATCGAACAGCAATGAAAAAGAGACCATATTCCGGAACATCTTCGGTACCGAAATCCTGAAAAGCTTCCAGGAGGAGTTGAAGGAGAAAGCCAAATCACTCCAGAGCCAGGCGACTTCCGCCCAGGATTCCCTTCAGACTGCCTACTCTTTTGCCTCGGGAATCAACGATGACGGCCTGCAGGAAGCACTCACTTTGCAGGACACCGAACGCATTCTTGTTCGGATCGCGGAACTGTTGGCGGCGCTCGAAAAAGAACGTGCAGCAAAAGAACTGCAGCTCACAGCTTTGCGTTCCCAAAGCCAATCTGCATCCGATACCATCAAACTACTGGAAGAAATCGCACAACTGGAAGCCAGGTTGAAAGTCCTTGAAGCAGAGGAAACAGCCGTTGCAGGATGGAAACGGCAGTTGGAACGGCATGAACAAGCAGTCAAAGCCGAGGAAAAAAGATTGCTGTGCGTTGCAGCATCCACAAACAAGGCGGCAAAACAGGATCAAGCCAAACAAAATGACGCACGCTTGGACCGATTGAATCAGGCTGCACGCGACACTAAACCGGCATTCGAAGCGGCTGAGCTTGCCTTTTCGCTGATTCCAGGCATACGTGAGCAGATCGACACCATGAAGGAACAGGAAAAACAGCTTGTCGCCTTGGCAAAGAAGGAGAAAGAACTGGCCGGTTGCCAGAAAGCTTGCCACGATGCCACGAAAGAACTGCAAAAACATAACGATCTCAAACAGACGCAAAAAGAAAAACAGGAGCAGTGCCACCTGAATCTTGCGGCGGTGAAACAAGCCCAAAAGGCTGCAGCCGTCCTTCGAGACCAATTGAGCACATGCCGAATGAACGTGCAGCAATCGGAGCAGCTCCACAAAAGGATTGTCCAAACCGAAAATTTATTGTCTGAAGAACTGGTCAAAAACGAGCGATTCCTGCTGCTGGAAAAAGCATTCGTGAGGATCGACCAACAGTTCAAGGATGAAACCCTGCTCTACAACCGTAACATCGCCGGCATCTTGGCTGAACAGTTGGTCGTCGGAGATGCTTGTCTTGTCTGCGGTTCAACCGACCATCCCGCACCCGCGCAAAAAACAGCGGACACCCTTTCCGATCAGGACCGGGAGCTGCTCGAGAACAAACGGAATCAGGCCTATGCCGATTACCAGCAAGCAACTGCCGGACTTTCCGGCATCCGAAAACAACTGGATGAACTCTTCACCGAATTCGCAGTTACGGATAAAACTTTCGAAAGCTACAAACAGGAACAGAAAGAAAAGCGCGATACCGAAATCGCGTCAGAAAAAGAATTGCTGTTGGAGCTGGAAAATCTGCAGAAGGTCCTTGACCAAGAGGAGTCACTCGTCAAGGAGCAAAGCGATATTGAAGCGGAATTGCTGCGGATCGACCAGAACTGTCTTTCCCTTCAGCAAACGCTGCTGTTGAACGAAACTCTTTCCCGGGACCTGCTGGCCGAAATCGACCAGGATAAGCAAGTTTTGGGCGACAGGGACCTCACAACCGTGCAAAAAGAAATCCTGCAGCTCAAAGAAAAGATTGAAGCCTGCACAAATGACTACAACAAACTGAACAGCGAGCTGACCGAACTCGAGAAACAGGTTGCAGTCTGCCTTGCCAACCGGACTACTTACGCGGCTCAGATTGAGGAGACAACCCATGCTTTGTTGGAGGCGGAAACCGCCTACACAGTTATGCTGGATTCAACCGGTCTGGAAGAGCCTTTCGAACATCTGATATTGGACAAGGCATTGCTTTTGGACATCCAGAAACGGATCCGCAGTCATGAAGACGATCTGAATGTCACCGTCACCCGTTTACGCGATCAAAGAAAAGCTGCAGCAACACTGCCCCCGGCTCAAACGATCGCAGCCTGCGCCGATCAAAAAGCGCTTCTGGACAACGCCATCCGCGAATCGGAAGAGCAAAAAGATCAGCTCGCAGGCAACATCCAGATGCTTAAGAAAGCGGCGCAGGAAATCGCTGCAATCTACAAAAAACAGCAGCAGATCATTGCTGATTATCAAAAATTCAGGACTTTGTCGGAAATCGCCAACGGCACCAAAGAAACCGACTATATCTCCTTCGAACGCTATGTGTTGGCGATCTACTATGAAGAAATCATCGAAGCCGCCAACCTCCGCTTCCAACAGATGACAAACAACCGCTACTTGTTGTTGCGGAAGGAAGACAAAGGAAAAGGTTCCGGAGCCAAGGGTCTGGATCTCGATGTATTCGACCATTATACCGGCCAAACCCGCAGCGTCAAAACGTTATCGGGCGGCGAAAGTTTCAAGGCATCCTTAGCGCTTGCACTCGGACTCAGCGATGTGATGCAGAGCCGCAGCGGAGGCATCCAAATCGATACGTTGTTCATTGATGAAGGTTTCGGCTCACTGGATCCAGAGTCTTTGGATGCCGCAATCGAGGCGCTTTTCTCCCTGAACAGTTGCGGCCGATTGGTCGGCATCATTTCGCACGTCGAAGAGTTGAAGACGCGGATACCTGTCCACATCGAAGTCGACCGAACAGCAGAAGGAAGCACCGCGAAAATCGTCCAATAA